The Pseudomonadota bacterium genome contains a region encoding:
- a CDS encoding sulfurtransferase TusA family protein, translating to MRVSWLRRFRKRDPVPPAPVVTRDIELPGLGSITVSRSIDCTGDSCPRPQLLTMKTLEQMREGEIMELLSDNPASVEAIPAMMLVLYSTHLATIKGDGGWRIYVRKGL from the coding sequence ATGAGAGTTTCCTGGCTGAGGCGTTTTCGTAAAAGGGACCCGGTGCCACCGGCTCCTGTTGTGACGCGAGATATCGAGTTACCTGGCCTCGGTTCGATTACGGTCTCGCGCAGCATCGATTGTACCGGTGACAGTTGCCCGAGGCCGCAGCTGCTGACCATGAAGACGCTGGAGCAGATGCGGGAGGGGGAGATCATGGAATTGCTCTCCGACAATCCGGCCTCGGTGGAGGCCATTCCCGCCATGATGCTCGTTTTGTACAGCACGCATTTGGCGACGATAAAAGGGGACGGTGGCTGGCGTATCTATGTGCGCAAGGGATTGTAG
- the soxZ gene encoding thiosulfate oxidation carrier complex protein SoxZ yields MANTMKMRVVRADGYIEVKVIIQHPMETGQRRNPGTGEKIPAHFIHTISAAVNGRNLVTSRCGGGIARNPFFAFRLRDVKAGDRVTVSWEDTKGESGSTDAVVG; encoded by the coding sequence ATGGCTAACACGATGAAAATGCGGGTGGTGCGCGCGGACGGCTATATCGAAGTCAAGGTGATCATCCAGCATCCGATGGAGACCGGGCAGCGGCGCAACCCGGGTACCGGTGAAAAGATTCCCGCACACTTCATCCACACGATTTCCGCGGCGGTGAATGGGCGCAACCTGGTGACGAGCCGTTGCGGCGGGGGAATCGCACGCAACCCGTTCTTTGCGTTCCGATTGCGCGACGTCAAGGCCGGCGATCGGGTTACGGTGAGCTGGGAGGACACAAAAGGCGAGTCGGGTAGTACCGACGCAGTGGTCGGTTGA
- the soxY gene encoding thiosulfate oxidation carrier protein SoxY gives MSVTRREFLRGLTATSGACLAAAMGWLAPLRVFAAADRAAFAADGLEKVLAELGATGATETTDVIIDAPAVANNGAMVPVSVDSRIAGTEYIALIAEKNPLPLLAEFSFEPGADAYVATRIKMMESAAVKAVVKAQGKVYIASRRVEVTIGGCGG, from the coding sequence ATGAGTGTGACCCGAAGAGAATTCCTCCGCGGTTTGACCGCAACCAGCGGTGCCTGCCTCGCTGCGGCCATGGGGTGGCTCGCGCCGCTGCGGGTATTCGCCGCGGCGGATCGCGCGGCATTTGCGGCGGACGGGCTGGAGAAGGTGCTTGCCGAGCTCGGTGCGACTGGGGCGACGGAAACCACCGATGTGATTATCGATGCGCCAGCCGTTGCCAACAACGGTGCCATGGTACCGGTGTCGGTGGACAGCCGCATTGCGGGCACCGAGTACATCGCGCTCATCGCCGAAAAAAATCCTTTGCCGCTCCTTGCGGAGTTTAGCTTTGAACCGGGCGCGGATGCCTATGTGGCGACGCGCATCAAAATGATGGAGAGCGCTGCGGTCAAGGCCGTGGTCAAGGCGCAGGGCAAAGTCTATATCGCCAGCCGGCGGGTGGAAGTCACCATCGGCGGCTGCGGCGGTTGA
- the soxA gene encoding sulfur oxidation c-type cytochrome SoxA, whose amino-acid sequence MRFFRLRRFEMWWPFCNRPGEGGVMAKLKFFTSLAVTVLIASAGYAAAETDYQNYPRAAIDPMLGVEGDFSETYVYWKDVEALNRNITMAADEAQAWKLNWKQFDLDVDEMSPGALVVDQGKQLVELWEKREPGFVACLSEGRGDFRGLAARYPVFDKRLDEVMTIEARVEHCAKSVLWENFKQGSEPNAAITTFIKSLSDGQATAMDLKVPQLRAAYDRGEKLFYKRIGQLNFACASCHTPNSIMGHRLRGETPTTPFGDVSHFPTYRVPVGEIEVLHKRFMRCLKQMRSKPLPPGDPAYVDLEVFYTALSNGYPIKVPSIR is encoded by the coding sequence ATGAGGTTCTTTCGTCTCAGGAGATTCGAGATGTGGTGGCCTTTCTGCAATCGTCCAGGTGAGGGAGGAGTCATGGCCAAGTTGAAATTTTTTACCAGTCTGGCAGTGACGGTACTGATCGCGAGTGCCGGTTACGCCGCTGCGGAAACCGATTATCAGAATTATCCGCGCGCCGCCATCGACCCGATGCTGGGTGTCGAAGGCGATTTTTCTGAAACCTATGTCTACTGGAAGGATGTCGAGGCGCTCAACCGGAATATCACGATGGCGGCGGACGAGGCGCAGGCGTGGAAGCTCAACTGGAAACAGTTCGACCTTGATGTCGACGAGATGAGTCCCGGGGCGTTGGTCGTCGATCAGGGCAAGCAGCTGGTTGAGCTATGGGAGAAACGCGAACCGGGTTTTGTCGCCTGTTTAAGCGAAGGTCGTGGTGATTTTCGCGGGCTGGCGGCACGCTATCCCGTATTCGACAAACGCTTGGACGAAGTCATGACCATCGAAGCGCGCGTCGAACACTGCGCCAAATCGGTGCTTTGGGAAAACTTCAAGCAAGGTTCGGAGCCCAACGCCGCAATCACCACCTTCATCAAATCGCTGAGCGATGGTCAGGCGACCGCAATGGATCTGAAGGTTCCGCAGTTGCGTGCGGCCTACGACCGGGGTGAGAAGTTGTTCTACAAGCGCATAGGTCAGCTCAATTTCGCCTGCGCCTCGTGCCATACCCCCAACAGCATCATGGGGCACCGCTTGCGCGGCGAAACTCCGACAACGCCCTTTGGCGACGTATCTCATTTTCCCACTTATCGTGTTCCTGTAGGCGAGATCGAGGTGCTGCACAAGCGGTTTATGCGTTGCCTCAAGCAGATGCGCTCCAAACCTCTACCGCCCGGCGATCCAGCCTACGTGGATCTGGAGGTTTTCTATACGGCGCTATCCAACGGTTATCCGATCAAGGTTCCCTCCATTCGTTGA